One Cucumis sativus cultivar 9930 chromosome 1, Cucumber_9930_V3, whole genome shotgun sequence DNA segment encodes these proteins:
- the LOC101207324 gene encoding uncharacterized protein LOC101207324 — protein MTGFGHGLRVIGRQMHLLHQREGPSEVLKGKIAELEKFRKMKRSTKKDQFTVDVPESNSFLDTPSMPMILTAVGIALFAKLLMMYDESRSEELIERKIKNAPPGQGTVRMLSRQEWEEIREVRPRTPFESKLARPNARIRTGEPLHMEDLKDWTVDVLSNALTRAEESVRHGSTSK, from the exons ATGACGGGATTTGGGCATGGACTGCGTGTAATTGGGAGACAGATGCATCTCCTTCATCAACGTGAAGGTCCATCAGAGGTTCTAAAGGGAAAGATCGCAGAGCTGGAGAAATTtaggaagatgaagagaagTACGAAGAAGGATCAGTTCACTGTGGACGTTCCTGAATCAAATTCCTTCCTTGATACTCCTTCTATGCCCATGATCCTCACTGCTGTTGGAATTGCTCTCTTCGCTAAACTCCTTATGATG TATGATGAGTCAAGATCTGAAGAGTTGATAGAGCGCAAAATAAAGAATGCTCCACCAGGTCAAGGAACTGTGAGGATGCTTAGTCGTCAGGAGTGGGAGGAAATTCGAGAAGTTCGACCAAGGACTCCGTTCGAATCCAAGCTTGCTCGTCCAAATGCAAGAATCAGAACTGGAGAACCTTTACACATG GAAGATTTGAAGGACTGGACAGTTGATGTGCTGTCGAATGCACTTACTCGGGCTGAAGAGAGTGTTAGGCATGGTTCCACTTCCAAGTGA
- the LOC101207574 gene encoding uncharacterized protein LOC101207574 isoform X2, whose protein sequence is MFLDSASNRLSLKSSFISPLRKIPSLRKQNSVVAAASPKFSMRVASKQAYICRDCGYIYNDRTPFDKLPDKYFCPVCGAPKRRFRPYEQTVSKNDNEFDVRKARKAQIQKDEAIGKVLPIAAALGIVALVGLYLYLNSAF, encoded by the exons ATGTTTTTGGACTCTGCCTCCAACCGCTTATCTTTGAAATCTTCCTTCATCTCTCCTTTACGTAAGATTCCTTCTTTAAGGAAGCAAAACTctgttgttgctgctgcttCTCCCAAGTTCTCCATGCGCGTCGCTTCCAAACAAGCCTATATCTGCCGTGATTGCGG GTACATTTACAACGATAGAACTCCTTTTGACAAATTGCCTGATAAGTATTTCTGTCCTG TCTGTGGTGCTCCTAAGCGACGTTTTAGACCTTACGAGCAAACTGTGAGTAAAAATGATAACGAATTTGATGTGAGGAAGGCGAGAAAGGCGCAGATCCAAAAAGATGAAGCTATTGG GAAGGTGCTGCCTATTGCTGCTGCACTGGGAATCGTGGCACTTGTAGGTTTATACTTGTACCTGAATAGCGCCTTCTAG
- the LOC101207574 gene encoding uncharacterized protein LOC101207574 isoform X1, producing the protein MASISASSLSFHLPPKPHYKLNQEDGGTDRNSMFLDSASNRLSLKSSFISPLRKIPSLRKQNSVVAAASPKFSMRVASKQAYICRDCGYIYNDRTPFDKLPDKYFCPVCGAPKRRFRPYEQTVSKNDNEFDVRKARKAQIQKDEAIGKVLPIAAALGIVALVGLYLYLNSAF; encoded by the exons ATGGCTTCCATTTCAGCTTCTTCTCTCAGTTTCCACCTTCCACCGAAGCCACATTACAAGCTTAACCAG GAAGACGGCGGCACTGATAGGAACTCCATGTTTTTGGACTCTGCCTCCAACCGCTTATCTTTGAAATCTTCCTTCATCTCTCCTTTACGTAAGATTCCTTCTTTAAGGAAGCAAAACTctgttgttgctgctgcttCTCCCAAGTTCTCCATGCGCGTCGCTTCCAAACAAGCCTATATCTGCCGTGATTGCGG GTACATTTACAACGATAGAACTCCTTTTGACAAATTGCCTGATAAGTATTTCTGTCCTG TCTGTGGTGCTCCTAAGCGACGTTTTAGACCTTACGAGCAAACTGTGAGTAAAAATGATAACGAATTTGATGTGAGGAAGGCGAGAAAGGCGCAGATCCAAAAAGATGAAGCTATTGG GAAGGTGCTGCCTATTGCTGCTGCACTGGGAATCGTGGCACTTGTAGGTTTATACTTGTACCTGAATAGCGCCTTCTAG